In one window of uncultured Draconibacterium sp. DNA:
- a CDS encoding GNAT family N-acetyltransferase has product MDINIRKATEKDFPAIFGLITELAEYEESLDKVSNSLELMYEQKDYFNCYVAETEEKEIIGMALYYFSYYTWVGKTLYLDDLYVKEAWRGNGLGTRLMDKMFEVAKAEKCNRFRLQVLNWNEPAIKLYEKSGFTVDKTWYNCDFEDL; this is encoded by the coding sequence ATGGATATTAATATAAGAAAAGCGACAGAGAAAGATTTCCCGGCAATATTCGGGCTGATTACGGAACTGGCAGAATATGAAGAAAGCCTTGACAAGGTGAGTAATTCGTTGGAACTAATGTACGAGCAGAAAGACTACTTTAATTGTTATGTGGCCGAAACTGAAGAAAAGGAAATTATTGGAATGGCACTTTACTATTTCTCGTACTATACCTGGGTAGGAAAAACCTTGTACCTCGACGACCTGTATGTAAAGGAGGCCTGGCGTGGCAACGGATTGGGCACGCGTTTAATGGATAAAATGTTTGAAGTAGCCAAAGCCGAAAAGTGCAATCGCTTCCGTCTGCAAGTACTGAATTGGAATGAGCCGGCAATCAAACTCTACGAAAAAAGTGGATTTACGGTGGACAAAACGTGGTATAATTGTGATTTTGAAGATTTGTAG
- a CDS encoding beta-glucosidase, translated as MKKRFLTISIALFLAIAVSPKIGVAQDAPQLGKDPVEKVIGAMSIEEKAHFLIGTGMAGFSGNDAVIGETKTLVPGAAGTTYPIPRLGIPAVVLADGPAGLRISPTREGDENTYYCTGFPVGTVMASTWNTDLVEQVGKAMGNEVLEYGADVLLAPALNIQRNPLNGRNFEYYSEDPVVSGKIAAAMVRGVQSNGVGTSVKHFVANNQETNRTGNDSRVSPRAMRELYLKGFEIAVKESQPWTVMSSYNFVNGIYTSERKDLLTDILRDEWGFKGLVMTDWFGGTDAVAQIEAGNDLLEPGRPEQYEALVAAMKSGKLAIEDVDLCVNRIMELVLRSPRFKGYEFSNKPDLKAHAAITRQSAAEGMILLENKNNTLPLASSVKKVAAFGISSYDLIAGGTGSGDVNKAYTVSLIEGLTGAGYKPSKNITKAYETYMAAEAAKQKQGEGQLSAFMPKVRPDEFVPSEEMLAKAVKGNDVAIITIGRISGEFIDRKLDRDFNLSKNEFALISTVSKAFQDAGKKAVVILNIGGVIETASWKNIPDAVLLAGQAGQEGGNTIADALSGKVNPSGKLTATYPIKFEDHWSSENFPSTAEEQKLDMGGFMSAERKVSDKRRNVDYTVYAEGIYVGYRYFDKYEVPVSYPFGYGKSYTTFEYSGAKLNESNGEYTVTVSIKNTGDYAGKEVVQLYVSAPESKYADKPLKELKAFAKTAELQPGESETVTLTFKKADVASFNTLEQAWITDAGDYKALVGASSTDIKAELPFALNKTEWIEKVHKAF; from the coding sequence ATGAAGAAAAGATTTCTAACTATTAGCATTGCTTTGTTTCTGGCAATTGCTGTTAGTCCAAAAATTGGTGTAGCGCAGGATGCCCCGCAATTGGGGAAAGACCCTGTTGAGAAGGTGATCGGTGCGATGAGCATTGAGGAGAAAGCACATTTTCTGATCGGAACCGGAATGGCTGGTTTTTCAGGAAACGACGCTGTAATTGGTGAGACAAAAACCTTGGTTCCAGGTGCTGCCGGTACAACATATCCGATTCCGCGTTTAGGAATTCCTGCTGTTGTTTTGGCCGATGGCCCTGCCGGATTACGTATTTCACCCACCCGCGAAGGCGATGAGAATACTTATTACTGTACAGGTTTTCCTGTTGGAACAGTAATGGCATCTACCTGGAATACCGATTTGGTTGAACAGGTTGGTAAAGCCATGGGTAACGAGGTGCTGGAATACGGTGCCGATGTGTTGCTGGCTCCGGCTTTAAATATTCAGCGTAACCCGCTTAACGGAAGAAACTTCGAATACTACTCGGAAGATCCTGTTGTGTCGGGAAAAATTGCAGCCGCTATGGTTCGCGGTGTACAAAGCAATGGTGTTGGTACATCGGTAAAACACTTTGTGGCCAACAACCAGGAAACCAACCGTACGGGCAACGACTCGCGTGTTTCGCCACGTGCCATGCGCGAATTGTATCTGAAAGGTTTCGAGATTGCCGTAAAAGAGTCGCAGCCATGGACAGTAATGAGCTCGTACAATTTCGTAAACGGAATTTATACTTCGGAAAGAAAAGACTTGCTGACCGATATTTTGCGCGATGAGTGGGGATTTAAAGGATTGGTAATGACCGACTGGTTTGGCGGAACTGATGCAGTGGCACAAATTGAGGCCGGTAACGACCTGCTGGAACCCGGACGCCCGGAGCAGTACGAAGCCTTGGTAGCTGCTATGAAAAGCGGTAAGCTGGCAATAGAAGATGTTGACCTTTGCGTGAACCGTATTATGGAGCTGGTGCTTCGTTCGCCACGTTTTAAAGGTTACGAATTTTCGAATAAACCTGATTTGAAAGCTCATGCTGCAATTACGCGTCAGTCGGCTGCTGAAGGAATGATTTTGCTGGAAAACAAAAACAATACATTGCCTTTGGCATCGTCGGTTAAAAAAGTGGCAGCCTTTGGTATTTCGTCGTACGATTTAATTGCTGGTGGTACCGGATCGGGCGACGTAAATAAGGCGTACACCGTTTCGTTAATAGAAGGATTAACGGGCGCCGGTTACAAACCGAGCAAAAACATTACCAAAGCTTACGAAACATACATGGCCGCCGAGGCCGCAAAACAAAAGCAAGGGGAAGGTCAGTTGTCGGCGTTTATGCCTAAAGTTCGTCCTGATGAGTTTGTTCCGTCAGAAGAAATGCTGGCAAAAGCGGTAAAGGGAAACGATGTGGCGATTATTACTATCGGACGTATTTCGGGCGAATTTATAGATCGTAAACTGGATCGCGATTTTAACCTTTCGAAAAATGAATTTGCTTTAATTTCGACAGTTAGCAAGGCTTTCCAGGACGCAGGCAAAAAGGCTGTTGTTATTCTGAATATCGGAGGTGTAATTGAAACGGCCAGCTGGAAAAATATTCCTGATGCCGTGTTGTTAGCAGGTCAGGCCGGACAAGAAGGCGGAAATACAATCGCCGATGCATTAAGCGGGAAAGTAAATCCATCGGGAAAATTAACAGCTACTTACCCCATTAAATTTGAAGACCACTGGTCGTCGGAGAACTTCCCGTCAACTGCTGAAGAGCAAAAACTGGATATGGGTGGTTTTATGAGTGCTGAAAGAAAAGTAAGCGACAAAAGACGAAATGTTGATTATACGGTTTACGCCGAAGGTATTTATGTAGGCTACCGTTATTTCGATAAATATGAAGTACCGGTTTCTTATCCGTTTGGCTACGGAAAATCGTATACGACTTTTGAATACAGCGGCGCTAAACTAAACGAAAGTAACGGCGAATATACGGTAACAGTAAGCATTAAAAATACCGGCGATTACGCAGGTAAAGAAGTGGTTCAGTTGTATGTTTCGGCTCCTGAAAGCAAGTATGCCGACAAACCGCTGAAAGAGCTAAAGGCATTTGCCAAGACTGCTGAATTGCAGCCCGGCGAGAGCGAAACGGTAACGCTTACCTTCAAAAAAGCAGATGTGGCTTCATTCAATACTTTAGAGCAAGCCTGGATTACCGATGCCGGCGACTATAAAGCCCTGGTTGGTGCATCGTCAACCGATATTAAAGCAGAGTTGCCATTTGCTTTAAACAAAACCGAATGGATAGAAAAAGTGCATAAAGCATTTTAA
- a CDS encoding Crp/Fnr family transcriptional regulator, producing MNEARKIVQMISENFHPLDQKEQELLSSILKEETLKKGELLLKEGDVARDIYWVGKGMLRQFYYKDGREVTEHFACENQGALCINSLFLQKPSSILVEALEDSTILLMPYKKFISLAQRYPQIAKLLRKILEESLIMSQQKADSWRYETVHERYKRFQREYPDAAKRASVNHIASYLLMTPESLSRVRAGKL from the coding sequence ATGAATGAAGCCAGGAAGATAGTGCAAATGATCTCGGAGAATTTCCATCCGCTCGATCAGAAAGAACAAGAATTGCTTAGCTCTATTTTAAAAGAGGAAACATTAAAAAAGGGTGAACTGCTGCTAAAAGAAGGTGATGTAGCGCGCGATATTTATTGGGTTGGAAAAGGCATGCTACGGCAATTTTACTACAAAGACGGCCGCGAAGTGACCGAACATTTTGCCTGCGAAAACCAGGGAGCCCTTTGTATTAACAGCCTGTTTTTGCAAAAACCTTCATCGATATTGGTTGAGGCACTGGAAGACAGTACCATTTTATTAATGCCCTACAAAAAGTTTATTTCGCTGGCGCAGAGGTATCCGCAGATTGCTAAATTACTTCGTAAAATTCTGGAGGAATCGTTGATTATGTCGCAGCAAAAAGCCGACTCGTGGCGCTACGAAACTGTTCACGAACGTTACAAGCGTTTTCAGCGCGAATACCCCGATGCTGCCAAACGTGCCTCGGTAAACCATATTGCCTCCTACCTGCTAATGACACCGGAGTCGCTTAGCCGCGTGAGAGCCGGAAAATTGTAA
- a CDS encoding GNAT family N-acetyltransferase: MIQIREAQPEDAGIILECIKGLAVHVDQAEMVTATEQDIRNTIFAPNTHVTVFVAENEDQKVCGFTLIFKSFSTFKAATNYHIEDLFVFPEYRKLGIGAMLMKHLKTFAKSEGAKVIDWYVNNRNHSAMDFYDRIGAKKLDYKSIYYMEV; the protein is encoded by the coding sequence ATGATACAAATAAGAGAAGCCCAACCGGAAGATGCCGGAATAATCCTGGAATGCATTAAAGGCCTTGCCGTTCACGTTGATCAGGCTGAAATGGTTACGGCCACCGAACAGGACATTCGGAACACCATTTTTGCACCAAACACGCATGTAACTGTTTTTGTAGCCGAAAACGAAGATCAAAAAGTTTGTGGTTTCACACTTATTTTTAAATCGTTCTCCACATTTAAAGCCGCTACCAATTACCACATCGAAGACTTGTTTGTTTTCCCGGAATACCGTAAGCTGGGTATTGGCGCCATGCTGATGAAACACCTAAAAACCTTTGCCAAAAGTGAAGGTGCAAAAGTGATTGACTGGTACGTTAACAACCGAAACCACAGTGCTATGGACTTTTACGACCGGATTGGTGCGAAAAAACTCGATTACAAATCGATTTATTACATGGAGGTTTAA
- a CDS encoding serine hydrolase: MRIPYLFLGLLLLTSCSLQKEKQLLEEKILRIENGLQPNLQIEGDSVPHYNIEERLKELNIPGASIAMLVNGEIEWAKGYGMADRSENREVTAETMFLAGSISKPVAALRAHQLAETGEISLDSNINNYLTSWKLPENEFTEKEKVTTRRILNHTAGLTVWGFPGYDKGDTIPTVADVLDGKGNTDSVRVYKEPGDSWMYSGGGYTIMQLMITDIGQKPFPEIMQENVLDPLGLKSSTFENPLPEKYHYIAATGYRGNGDEVEGKWPIYPEMAAAGLWTTPSQLILWAKEIQHIYQKQEDGLLKTETVNEMLTPGKNNHGLGPGISEHTFGHGGADEGFRAQLVAWKETPHAVVVMVNSDNGSIIQEILLSIAREYDLPGVDPMIREIKEQSEEQLQQFAGNYTLEGLGMVQITVKNNGLELSADFLDEPVFILPESEYTFFDKNDGEYINFTNDGDLISGFNVQGRKASKIE; this comes from the coding sequence ATGCGTATACCTTATCTTTTCCTCGGTTTACTACTTCTGACTAGTTGCTCTCTGCAAAAGGAAAAGCAATTATTGGAAGAAAAGATTCTTAGAATCGAAAACGGACTTCAACCCAATTTGCAGATAGAAGGAGACAGCGTGCCCCATTACAATATTGAAGAACGCCTGAAAGAGCTTAATATTCCCGGGGCAAGTATTGCAATGCTGGTGAATGGCGAAATTGAATGGGCTAAAGGATACGGAATGGCCGATCGTTCCGAAAACCGCGAAGTAACTGCCGAAACCATGTTTCTGGCGGGTTCTATAAGCAAACCGGTTGCAGCACTCAGGGCACATCAACTGGCCGAAACCGGGGAAATCAGTCTGGATTCGAATATTAATAATTACCTCACCAGCTGGAAACTGCCCGAGAATGAATTTACTGAAAAAGAAAAAGTTACTACACGAAGAATTCTGAATCACACCGCCGGCTTGACCGTTTGGGGATTTCCAGGATACGACAAAGGAGACACAATACCAACTGTTGCCGATGTGCTTGACGGGAAAGGTAACACCGATTCGGTACGGGTATACAAAGAACCCGGAGATAGCTGGATGTACTCGGGAGGCGGATATACCATTATGCAACTAATGATTACGGATATCGGGCAAAAGCCTTTCCCTGAAATAATGCAGGAAAATGTTCTCGATCCGCTGGGCCTGAAATCAAGTACTTTTGAAAATCCGCTGCCGGAAAAGTATCATTACATAGCAGCAACAGGTTACCGGGGTAACGGCGATGAAGTTGAAGGGAAATGGCCTATTTACCCCGAAATGGCGGCTGCAGGACTTTGGACAACTCCATCGCAACTAATATTGTGGGCAAAAGAAATTCAGCACATTTATCAAAAGCAGGAAGACGGATTGCTGAAAACAGAAACGGTTAATGAAATGCTTACACCGGGAAAAAATAATCACGGACTTGGCCCGGGGATTAGCGAACATACCTTCGGACATGGAGGGGCTGATGAAGGTTTCCGTGCACAATTGGTGGCCTGGAAAGAAACTCCACATGCAGTTGTTGTTATGGTTAACTCGGATAATGGAAGTATTATACAGGAGATATTACTGAGTATAGCCAGGGAATATGATTTACCGGGAGTTGATCCAATGATTCGGGAAATAAAAGAACAGTCGGAAGAACAACTTCAACAATTTGCAGGAAACTACACATTAGAGGGCTTGGGGATGGTTCAGATTACAGTAAAAAATAACGGGCTGGAACTTTCAGCAGACTTCCTCGACGAACCAGTTTTTATACTACCCGAATCGGAATATACCTTCTTTGACAAAAACGATGGCGAGTATATCAATTTCACCAACGACGGAGATTTAATAAGCGGCTTTAATGTACAGGGAAGGAAGGCATCGAAAATTGAATAG
- a CDS encoding helix-turn-helix domain-containing protein, with amino-acid sequence METGKLIKELRIKKGMTQEELAGKTEVSCRTIQRIENGQVDPRSYTLQMIAKALEVDFCLFTANEAGESEEREHNNNTWLGFLHLSGIIPVVFPTVLMWRAKKHKTKAMSRHYRSVISFQLMICGVLIGCLWVYWKANVTTPLLGVLLINTLLSITNTVKVLNGEPYIPSPFGKNENPD; translated from the coding sequence ATGGAAACAGGAAAACTCATAAAAGAATTGCGGATAAAAAAAGGCATGACTCAGGAAGAGCTGGCCGGGAAAACAGAAGTGAGCTGCCGAACTATTCAACGTATCGAAAACGGACAGGTAGATCCGCGCTCTTATACACTTCAGATGATAGCAAAAGCACTGGAAGTCGATTTTTGTTTGTTCACAGCCAATGAAGCCGGGGAAAGTGAGGAAAGGGAACACAACAACAACACCTGGTTAGGATTTTTACATTTGAGTGGCATTATTCCGGTAGTGTTTCCAACGGTGCTGATGTGGCGGGCAAAAAAGCACAAAACAAAAGCGATGTCACGCCACTACCGTTCGGTTATCAGCTTTCAACTTATGATTTGTGGCGTTCTTATAGGTTGCCTGTGGGTTTACTGGAAAGCAAATGTTACTACTCCGCTCCTGGGGGTGCTTCTGATAAACACCTTGCTTTCAATTACAAATACCGTAAAAGTACTGAATGGCGAACCCTATATTCCTTCGCCATTTGGAAAAAACGAAAACCCGGATTAA
- a CDS encoding cation:proton antiporter, whose amino-acid sequence MEEFHINILNISAVLLAAYLGGVAIRKIGYPAILGELLIGIVLGPAVLGWLEYSEAVKVLAEIGIILLMVYIGMEIDFRDLKKASWAGLLAALGGFFVPFVFGYFAIVWTGGTPISGLFVAIAIGVTSLATKSRILIDLKLLNTRIAYVLMAGALISDTLALVIFSGITNFAETNVLNISELLLIGGKILVFFGLTISIGVFLLPRLGKYISRSGMKNSTAYFTLILIVTFGYCELAELAGMHSILGAFMAGLFIKDNLFPKKISKELNKAFYDVSIGFMAPIFFVTAGFFVDVTVFQTDLGLLILVTSLAIVGKIVGTALFYLPSRNGWREGITIGTGMNGRGAVEIIIAEIGLGMGIIDKTIFSILVFMAIFTTLTVPVLLSWTTKWLRKRGELVYMDERRGIVFLGVNPLSLIMAKYFKDQEPVTLIDNNPELAAKAEKAGFNSLYGNALNEATWEDIHADNVLTVVGMTTNNRVNTLAAKMAKEKFLVPEIAVTQSPSVDLNETTKLENMNLLFASPVSLDEWMHKMQHDEAEESSVPVESDMSCKQWMDTNKIDLQETLPILIEDNKGKFRLFGSEDSVQAGDKVVILKAEK is encoded by the coding sequence ATGGAGGAGTTTCACATTAATATTCTTAATATTTCAGCGGTACTACTTGCAGCATATCTTGGAGGAGTTGCGATACGAAAAATTGGGTACCCGGCCATTCTCGGCGAATTGCTAATCGGAATTGTACTGGGACCTGCCGTGTTGGGTTGGCTCGAATATTCCGAGGCCGTAAAAGTGCTCGCCGAAATCGGTATTATCCTGCTGATGGTTTACATCGGGATGGAAATCGATTTTCGCGACCTGAAAAAGGCTTCTTGGGCGGGACTGCTGGCTGCTCTTGGTGGATTTTTTGTTCCCTTTGTTTTCGGGTACTTCGCCATTGTCTGGACGGGCGGAACTCCCATTTCAGGATTGTTTGTTGCCATTGCCATTGGGGTAACTTCGCTGGCAACCAAAAGTCGTATTCTCATCGATTTAAAACTGCTTAACACCCGCATCGCTTATGTGTTAATGGCCGGCGCGCTAATCTCCGATACCCTGGCACTGGTTATCTTTTCGGGTATCACCAACTTTGCCGAAACCAACGTATTAAACATCAGCGAGCTGCTGTTAATTGGCGGAAAAATTCTGGTATTCTTTGGGCTTACTATTTCAATAGGCGTATTTCTTTTACCTCGCCTCGGAAAGTACATTTCACGCTCAGGCATGAAAAACAGTACGGCCTATTTTACACTTATTCTAATCGTAACTTTTGGTTATTGCGAGTTGGCAGAACTGGCGGGAATGCACAGCATTTTAGGAGCTTTTATGGCCGGTTTGTTTATTAAAGACAACTTGTTCCCCAAAAAGATTTCGAAAGAACTGAACAAAGCGTTTTACGATGTCTCCATTGGATTTATGGCACCGATTTTCTTTGTAACAGCCGGATTTTTTGTTGATGTTACCGTTTTTCAAACCGACCTGGGTTTGCTGATATTAGTTACATCACTGGCGATAGTCGGTAAAATAGTGGGGACTGCCTTGTTTTACCTCCCCTCGCGAAATGGCTGGCGCGAAGGAATTACCATTGGAACGGGCATGAATGGCCGCGGAGCTGTTGAAATTATTATTGCAGAAATCGGCCTAGGCATGGGCATCATCGATAAAACCATTTTCTCCATTCTGGTGTTTATGGCCATTTTTACCACCCTTACCGTACCTGTGCTTTTAAGCTGGACCACCAAATGGTTACGCAAACGCGGCGAGCTGGTTTATATGGATGAACGCCGTGGAATTGTTTTCCTCGGAGTAAATCCGCTGAGTCTTATTATGGCTAAATATTTTAAAGATCAGGAGCCGGTTACACTTATTGACAATAACCCGGAACTGGCTGCCAAGGCAGAAAAAGCAGGGTTTAACAGCTTGTACGGAAATGCTTTAAACGAAGCCACCTGGGAAGATATTCATGCCGATAATGTGTTAACAGTTGTTGGAATGACAACAAATAATCGGGTAAATACACTTGCCGCAAAAATGGCAAAAGAAAAGTTCCTTGTGCCTGAAATTGCTGTAACACAGTCTCCTTCCGTTGACTTAAATGAAACAACAAAACTTGAGAATATGAATCTGCTTTTTGCTTCGCCGGTCAGCCTTGATGAGTGGATGCACAAAATGCAGCATGATGAAGCAGAAGAAAGCAGCGTGCCCGTTGAAAGCGACATGTCGTGCAAACAATGGATGGATACCAACAAAATTGATCTGCAGGAAACCTTACCAATTCTGATTGAGGATAATAAAGGTAAGTTCAGACTGTTTGGCTCAGAGGATAGTGTGCAGGCGGGTGATAAAGTTGTAATTTTGAAGGCTGAGAAATAA
- the gltA gene encoding NADPH-dependent glutamate synthase — translation MHKILRKRILNPAVEEIVVEAPYVARKCQPGQFIIIIVEEGGERIPLTIADYNREEQSVTMIYQVVGHSTQLLQQKNVGDYISDVAGPLGLPCVDHKPKKVLGIGGGVGAAPLYPQIKMHAENDAEIDVVLGGRSAEFVILQEEFSNQAKNVFVATDDGSLGTKGFVTNIVQKLLEEGNHYDEIIAIGPIPMMKAVVNVVKPFNIPISVSLNPLMVDGTGMCGGCRVSIAGKTKFACVDGPDFNGYDVDFDEITSRQGMYKEQEKGHNCRIGLSGENNKAAKHATPIAPQMKGKFNMQPQRTPMQELDPIERSKSFGEVAMGYSMEEAINEAKRCIQCKRPSCVSGCPVNVHIPEFIGHIAQGDFKEAYKSIKSYNSLPAVCGRVCPQENQCEAICVRGKKDEPVAIGRLERFIADYAREHNFEEEIPQYNSGRKVAVIGAGPAGIACAGELAKKGHEVVVFEALHTPGGVLMYGIPEFRLPKQIVREEIDSIKKMGVKIEKNVIVGKSLTVEDLKEDGFEAIFISTGAGLPRFLNIEGENLNGVYSANEFLTRVNLMESFKRETPSPVQKGDKVTVVGGGNVAMDACRTALRLGAGEVYIIYRRGEDELPARAEEIEHAKEEGIQFKLLANPIKIHDNGSGWVGAIENQQMELGEPDASGRRRPVPVEGETFKLDVNKVVIAVGQSPNPLITQSTKGLDLHSWGGIIVDEQTMKTSMKNVYAGGDVVTGAATVILAMGAGKTAAQAIDEQLN, via the coding sequence ATGCATAAAATATTACGAAAAAGGATCCTGAATCCTGCCGTTGAAGAAATCGTTGTAGAAGCGCCTTACGTGGCCAGGAAATGCCAACCCGGACAATTCATTATCATTATTGTTGAAGAGGGGGGCGAACGCATCCCACTTACCATTGCCGATTATAACCGGGAAGAACAATCGGTAACCATGATTTACCAGGTTGTAGGGCACTCAACCCAGTTGCTTCAGCAAAAAAACGTGGGAGATTATATTTCTGATGTTGCCGGCCCATTGGGTTTGCCTTGTGTAGATCATAAACCGAAAAAAGTTCTTGGAATCGGCGGAGGTGTTGGAGCAGCTCCTTTGTATCCTCAAATTAAAATGCATGCCGAAAATGACGCAGAAATTGATGTTGTTTTGGGTGGCCGAAGTGCCGAATTTGTAATTCTGCAGGAAGAATTCTCTAACCAGGCGAAGAACGTTTTTGTAGCTACCGATGATGGAAGTCTCGGAACAAAGGGCTTCGTTACGAACATCGTTCAGAAATTATTGGAAGAAGGAAATCATTACGATGAAATTATTGCGATTGGACCAATTCCGATGATGAAAGCGGTGGTTAACGTAGTAAAACCGTTTAATATACCGATATCGGTTTCACTGAATCCCTTGATGGTAGATGGTACCGGAATGTGCGGCGGTTGTCGTGTTTCGATTGCCGGAAAAACAAAATTTGCATGCGTTGACGGTCCCGATTTTAATGGATATGACGTGGATTTCGATGAAATTACCAGCCGCCAGGGAATGTACAAGGAGCAGGAAAAGGGGCATAACTGCAGAATTGGCTTATCGGGAGAGAATAACAAAGCAGCAAAGCATGCAACGCCAATCGCTCCCCAAATGAAAGGCAAGTTTAATATGCAGCCGCAAAGAACGCCAATGCAGGAACTTGACCCGATTGAACGAAGTAAATCGTTTGGCGAGGTGGCAATGGGTTATTCAATGGAAGAGGCGATAAACGAAGCCAAACGTTGCATTCAGTGTAAACGACCTTCGTGTGTAAGCGGTTGCCCGGTAAATGTACATATCCCTGAGTTTATCGGTCATATTGCACAAGGAGATTTTAAGGAAGCCTACAAAAGCATAAAATCATACAATAGCCTGCCAGCCGTTTGTGGCCGTGTGTGCCCGCAGGAAAACCAGTGCGAAGCCATTTGTGTGCGCGGCAAAAAAGACGAACCTGTGGCTATCGGTCGTTTGGAACGTTTTATTGCTGATTATGCACGCGAACATAATTTTGAAGAAGAAATACCACAGTACAATTCGGGTAGGAAAGTGGCTGTAATTGGTGCCGGTCCTGCCGGAATTGCCTGTGCAGGCGAACTGGCAAAAAAAGGGCATGAGGTGGTTGTTTTCGAAGCACTTCACACGCCCGGCGGAGTGTTGATGTATGGTATTCCGGAGTTCCGCTTACCCAAACAAATCGTGCGCGAAGAAATTGACTCCATCAAAAAAATGGGTGTTAAAATTGAAAAAAATGTAATCGTAGGGAAATCGTTAACGGTGGAAGATCTAAAAGAAGATGGTTTTGAAGCCATTTTCATTTCAACCGGAGCCGGATTACCACGATTCCTGAATATCGAGGGTGAAAACCTGAATGGTGTGTATTCGGCCAACGAATTTCTGACTCGTGTAAACTTAATGGAATCCTTTAAGCGCGAAACGCCAAGCCCGGTTCAGAAAGGAGATAAAGTAACCGTTGTTGGTGGTGGTAACGTTGCAATGGATGCCTGCCGAACTGCATTGCGTTTAGGAGCCGGTGAGGTTTATATTATTTATCGACGCGGTGAAGATGAATTGCCTGCGCGAGCTGAAGAAATTGAACATGCCAAAGAAGAGGGTATTCAGTTTAAATTACTGGCGAATCCGATAAAAATTCATGATAACGGTTCGGGTTGGGTAGGAGCCATCGAAAATCAGCAAATGGAATTAGGCGAACCTGATGCATCGGGACGAAGAAGGCCGGTTCCGGTTGAAGGGGAAACCTTTAAACTCGATGTGAATAAGGTTGTAATTGCTGTGGGACAGTCGCCAAATCCATTAATTACGCAAAGTACAAAGGGGCTGGATTTACATTCGTGGGGCGGAATTATAGTTGACGAGCAGACCATGAAAACAAGTATGAAAAATGTATATGCCGGAGGTGATGTGGTTACCGGTGCAGCAACCGTAATTCTGGCAATGGGTGCCGGAAAAACCGCTGCACAAGCTATTGATGAACAATTAAATTAG